The following proteins are encoded in a genomic region of Apodemus sylvaticus chromosome 21, mApoSyl1.1, whole genome shotgun sequence:
- the LOC127672133 gene encoding LOW QUALITY PROTEIN: 60S ribosomal protein L27-like (The sequence of the model RefSeq protein was modified relative to this genomic sequence to represent the inferred CDS: deleted 2 bases in 1 codon; substituted 1 base at 1 genomic stop codon) produces MGKFYSGHKAVLVKNIDNGTPDQPYSCALVAGTDRYPQKVTAAVRKKMVTKXSEIKSFVKVYDDNHLMPLDKTAVHKDVFRDPALKRKARREAKVKFEERYKTGKKKWFLQKLRF; encoded by the exons ATGGGCAAGTTCTACTCTGGACACAAAGCTGTCCTTGTGAAGAACATTGACAATGGCACCCCGGACCAACCTTACAGCTGTGCCCTGGTGGCTGGAACTGATCGCTATCCCCAAAAAGTGACAGCTGCC GTGCGCAAGAAGATGGTCACCAAGTGATCCGAGATCAAGTCCTTTGTGAAAGTTTATGACGACAACCACCTCATGCCCTTGGACAAGACTGCTGTCCACAAGGATGTGTTCAGAGACCCAGCTTTGAAACGCAAGGCCAGGCGGGAGGCCAAGGTCAAGTTTGAGGAGCGATACAAGACAGGGAAGAAAAAATGGTTTCTCCAGAAGCTTCGCttttaa